The Rhodobium gokarnense genome includes a region encoding these proteins:
- a CDS encoding tellurite resistance TerB family protein, translated as MSTITHHDALIYAMVTISAADRSMTDPELMRIGEIVQTLPIFRSYNRERLINAAEDCGDILQGDDGLQRVLDEIAEALPKKLYDTAYALAVEVAAADLHVEQEELRFLQMLRDRLDLDKLTVAAIEAGARARHRTL; from the coding sequence ATGAGCACCATCACCCACCACGACGCCCTGATCTACGCCATGGTGACGATTTCCGCGGCGGACCGCTCCATGACCGATCCGGAACTGATGCGGATCGGCGAGATCGTCCAGACGCTGCCGATCTTCCGCTCCTACAACCGCGAACGGCTGATCAACGCCGCCGAGGACTGCGGCGACATCCTGCAGGGCGACGACGGGCTGCAACGGGTGCTCGACGAGATCGCCGAGGCGCTGCCGAAAAAGCTCTACGACACCGCCTATGCGCTGGCCGTGGAAGTCGCCGCCGCCGATCTTCACGTGGAACAGGAAGAGCTCCGCTTCCTGCAGATGCTGCGCGACCGGCTCGACCTCGACAAGCTGACGGTCGCCGCCATCGAAGCCGGCGCCAGGGCCCGCCACCGCACGCTCTGA
- a CDS encoding lysine--tRNA ligase, with protein MTDTPAASLDLSPAVVAAAHTSRAWPFEEARKIVKRLEKKPAGPEGVLFETGYGPSGLPHIGTFGEVARTTMVRHAFRILTEDAIPTRLLCFSDDLDGMRKVPDNVPDPEALKPHLQKPLTVVPNPFGGDFESFGAHNNAMLRRFLDTFGFDYEFASATDYYTSGRFDEVLLRAVAEYDAIMKVMLPTLGAERQATYSPFLPISPKTGRVLYVPMKAVDARAGTIVFDDEDGTETELPVTGGQVKMQWKPDFGMRWAALGVDFEMFGKDHQTNAAIYDRICNILGGRAPEHFVYELFLDDKGEKISKSKGNGITIDEWLKYASPESLSLFMFQKPRTAKRLYFDVIPRQVDDYYAFLEKYGDEDADKQLANPVWHIHNGTPPTVDLPVGFSMLLNLVSASNSEDAGVLWGFISRYAPGATAETHPELDRLVGYAIDYFHDFVAPMKTFRAPSDVERAALADLDARLAALPADADGETIQNEVYAVGKEHPFENLRDWFKALYQVLLGQDQGPRFGNFVALYGVNETRALIEKALAGDLVTA; from the coding sequence ATGACGGACACCCCTGCCGCTTCCCTCGATCTTTCGCCGGCCGTTGTCGCGGCCGCCCACACCTCCCGGGCCTGGCCCTTCGAGGAGGCGCGGAAAATCGTCAAGCGGCTGGAGAAAAAGCCGGCGGGGCCGGAAGGCGTCCTCTTTGAGACCGGCTACGGCCCCTCCGGCCTGCCGCATATCGGCACCTTCGGCGAGGTCGCCCGCACCACCATGGTCCGCCACGCCTTCCGCATCCTCACCGAGGACGCGATCCCGACGCGGCTCCTGTGCTTTTCCGACGATCTCGACGGCATGCGCAAGGTGCCGGACAACGTGCCGGACCCGGAGGCGCTGAAGCCCCATCTGCAAAAGCCCCTGACCGTCGTCCCGAACCCGTTCGGCGGCGATTTTGAGAGCTTCGGCGCCCACAACAACGCCATGCTGCGCCGCTTCCTCGACACCTTCGGCTTCGACTACGAATTCGCCAGCGCCACGGACTACTACACCTCCGGCCGCTTCGACGAGGTGCTGCTTCGGGCCGTTGCCGAATACGACGCCATCATGAAAGTGATGCTGCCGACGCTGGGGGCCGAGCGCCAGGCGACCTACAGCCCGTTCCTGCCGATCTCGCCGAAGACCGGCCGCGTCCTCTACGTGCCGATGAAGGCGGTCGATGCCAGGGCCGGCACCATCGTCTTCGACGACGAGGACGGCACCGAGACCGAGTTGCCGGTCACCGGCGGGCAGGTCAAGATGCAGTGGAAGCCGGATTTCGGCATGCGCTGGGCGGCCCTCGGCGTCGATTTCGAGATGTTCGGCAAGGACCACCAGACCAATGCGGCGATCTACGACCGCATCTGCAACATCCTCGGCGGCCGCGCGCCGGAACATTTCGTCTACGAGCTGTTCCTCGACGACAAGGGCGAGAAGATCTCCAAGTCCAAGGGCAACGGCATCACCATCGACGAATGGCTGAAATACGCCTCGCCGGAAAGCCTGTCGCTGTTCATGTTCCAAAAGCCACGCACGGCCAAGCGGCTCTATTTCGACGTCATCCCGCGCCAGGTCGACGACTACTACGCCTTCCTGGAGAAATACGGCGACGAGGATGCGGACAAGCAGCTCGCCAATCCGGTCTGGCACATCCACAACGGCACGCCGCCGACGGTCGACCTGCCGGTCGGCTTCTCAATGCTTCTCAACCTCGTCAGCGCGTCGAACTCCGAGGATGCCGGTGTTCTGTGGGGCTTTATCTCGCGCTATGCGCCGGGGGCAACGGCCGAGACCCATCCCGAGCTCGACCGCCTGGTCGGCTACGCCATCGACTATTTCCACGACTTCGTTGCCCCGATGAAGACGTTCCGGGCGCCGAGCGACGTGGAGCGCGCGGCGCTGGCCGACCTCGATGCCCGGCTGGCGGCGCTGCCGGCCGATGCCGACGGCGAGACCATCCAGAACGAGGTCTATGCGGTCGGCAAGGAGCACCCGTTCGAGAATCTGCGTGACTGGTTCAAGGCGCTCTACCAGGTGCTGCTCGGCCAGGACCAGGGCCCGCGCTTCGGCAACTTCGTCGCCCTCTACGGGGTCAATGAGACGCGGGCGCTGATCGAAAAGGCGCTCGCCGGCGATCTCGTCACCGCCTGA